The Methanosphaera stadtmanae DSM 3091 genome includes a window with the following:
- a CDS encoding TIGR00269 family protein, producing the protein MKIEQDKFNSYVKKNVFETLNDYKLINKNEKIMIGVSGGKDSILTLHMLYQYRQESGIDFELEAVCIDEGICGYREHGIESAKENCKNLDIPLTIASFKDEWNYNLDDIHNLYKSTCMPCGVYRRYLLNKVSDSHKCDKIATGHNMDDEIQSFLMTFARNDQNKFPKFGPILNRIDKHMVPRIKPLWQLPEKDVGIWCIVNNIPIHDEECPYSVTSLRSDVKLFLNKLEENYGVKQNIFNSFKKTFKIPQKEVHLERCDICGQVTAKSPCNACKMTEEIKEIL; encoded by the coding sequence ATGAAGATAGAACAAGATAAATTCAACAGTTATGTTAAAAAAAATGTTTTTGAAACATTAAACGATTATAAATTAATTAATAAGAATGAAAAAATTATGATTGGTGTTTCTGGTGGAAAAGACAGTATTTTAACACTACACATGTTATACCAATATAGACAAGAGTCTGGTATTGACTTTGAATTAGAAGCTGTGTGTATTGATGAAGGTATTTGTGGATATAGAGAACATGGAATTGAATCTGCAAAAGAGAATTGTAAAAATTTAGACATACCCCTTACAATAGCTTCATTTAAGGATGAATGGAATTATAACTTAGATGATATTCATAACCTCTATAAAAGTACTTGTATGCCCTGTGGAGTCTATAGAAGATACTTGTTAAATAAGGTTTCAGATTCACATAAGTGTGATAAAATTGCAACTGGACATAATATGGACGATGAAATACAATCATTTCTCATGACATTTGCAAGAAATGATCAAAATAAGTTTCCAAAATTTGGACCAATACTCAATAGAATAGATAAACATATGGTTCCAAGAATAAAGCCATTATGGCAATTACCTGAAAAGGATGTTGGTATATGGTGTATTGTAAATAACATTCCTATTCATGATGAGGAATGTCCATATTCTGTAACTTCTCTTAGAAGTGATGTGAAATTATTTTTAAATAAATTAGAGGAAAATTATGGAGTAAAACAGAATATATTTAATTCTTTTAAGAAAACATTTAAAATTCCACAAAAAGAGGTTCATTTAGAAAGATGTGATATTTGTGGCCAGGTAACAGCAAAAAGTCCATGTAATGCCTGTAAAATGACAGAAGAAATAAAAGAAATCTTATAA
- a CDS encoding DegT/DnrJ/EryC1/StrS family aminotransferase encodes MINIAKPIISDEEIEAVTEVLKSGMLAQGPKVDEFQNKFAKYVEAKYGIATSSGTTALHTALVAAGIKPGDEVITTPFTFAATSNSILYTQAKPVYADIDAKTFNLDPAKIEEQITDKTKAIVPVHLYGQPADMDGILEIAQKYNLKVIEDAAQAHGAVYKGKKIGSIGDFGCFSFYPTKNMTTGEGGMVTTNDEEYAEKAGMVRAHGESKRYEQSLLGYNYRMTDIAASIGLVQLKHIDEFNKIRNENAKYLSEGLADVEGITTPVVADNVTHVFHQYTIRVSKDRDTFQKFLTDNQIGTGIHYPIVLYKQPYYQALSITGNCPLAEEAASQVISIPVHPSLTTEELDTIIDTIKKGSEELLQ; translated from the coding sequence ATGATAAATATTGCAAAACCAATTATAAGTGATGAAGAAATAGAAGCAGTGACAGAAGTATTAAAATCTGGAATGTTAGCACAAGGACCAAAAGTAGATGAATTCCAGAATAAATTTGCCAAATATGTAGAAGCTAAATATGGAATTGCAACAAGTTCTGGAACAACTGCACTTCACACAGCATTAGTTGCAGCTGGAATAAAACCTGGTGATGAAGTAATTACAACACCATTTACATTTGCAGCTACATCTAACTCCATATTATATACACAAGCAAAACCTGTTTATGCAGATATTGATGCGAAAACATTTAACTTAGATCCAGCTAAAATAGAAGAACAAATAACTGATAAAACAAAAGCTATTGTTCCTGTACATCTTTATGGACAACCAGCAGACATGGATGGTATACTTGAAATTGCACAAAAATATAACTTAAAAGTTATTGAAGATGCTGCTCAAGCTCATGGTGCTGTATATAAAGGCAAAAAAATAGGAAGTATTGGTGATTTTGGATGTTTCAGTTTCTATCCAACAAAAAACATGACCACTGGTGAAGGTGGAATGGTTACTACTAATGATGAAGAATATGCAGAAAAAGCAGGTATGGTACGTGCACATGGAGAAAGTAAAAGATATGAACAATCATTACTTGGATACAACTATAGAATGACAGATATTGCAGCAAGTATTGGACTTGTTCAACTTAAACATATAGATGAATTTAATAAAATTAGAAATGAAAATGCTAAATATTTATCAGAAGGTCTTGCTGATGTTGAAGGTATAACTACACCTGTAGTAGCTGATAATGTAACACATGTATTCCATCAATACACAATAAGAGTATCTAAAGATAGGGATACATTCCAAAAATTCCTAACAGACAATCAAATAGGTACAGGTATACATTATCCTATTGTATTATATAAACAACCATACTATCAAGCACTGTCAATTACAGGAAACTGTCCTTTAGCTGAAGAAGCAGCAAGTCAAGTAATATCAATACCAGTACATCCTTCATTAACAACAGAAGAACTTGATACTATTATTGATACAATTAAAAAAGGTTCAGAAGAATTATTACAATAA
- a CDS encoding tRNA (guanine(10)-N(2))-dimethyltransferase has protein sequence MDTHIIEEGLVKIEVPDFEKVSAKAPVFYNPVMEMNRDISVAVINQYRKEVDHDISICDAFGGTGIRGARYSKEIHGVEKVVVGDVNPLAVEISKKNMQLNNISNVEVQKNDANILLQSNKGLFDVVDIDPFGTPAMFTQSTAANIRPGGLICISATDTSALCGTYHDPCLRKYGAKPLKTEYCHENGIRILIAFISRNLAVNQKYLHVLFSHSTEHYMRVYAIVKRGGKKTNKALDNIGFIAHCPNCLHRETTYGFAPKIPHTCPECGGEYDVAGPLWLGKIWDKEFIYNTMELVKNLNLNKKDDLMSLFEKCYMEADGPVTFYDIHKICKKLKISSPKINDVMDEIRNRGYFISRTHFKLTGMRTDMPLDELKQLILDIKEDKLGPEK, from the coding sequence ATGGATACACATATTATTGAAGAAGGATTAGTTAAAATAGAAGTACCTGATTTTGAAAAAGTATCTGCAAAAGCACCTGTTTTTTATAATCCAGTAATGGAAATGAATAGGGATATTTCTGTTGCAGTCATTAACCAGTATAGAAAAGAAGTAGATCATGATATTAGTATATGTGATGCTTTTGGTGGAACAGGTATTAGGGGAGCAAGATATTCTAAGGAAATACATGGTGTGGAAAAAGTTGTTGTAGGTGATGTAAATCCATTAGCTGTTGAGATTTCTAAGAAAAATATGCAATTAAACAACATATCTAATGTTGAAGTTCAAAAAAATGATGCAAACATTTTATTACAATCAAATAAGGGATTGTTCGATGTTGTGGATATAGATCCCTTTGGAACACCTGCAATGTTTACACAATCAACTGCAGCTAATATACGACCTGGTGGGTTAATTTGTATTAGTGCTACTGATACATCAGCTTTATGTGGAACATACCATGATCCCTGTTTGAGAAAGTATGGTGCTAAACCTCTAAAAACAGAGTACTGTCATGAAAATGGTATTAGAATTTTAATAGCATTCATTTCAAGAAACTTAGCAGTTAACCAGAAATATTTACACGTACTATTTTCACATAGTACAGAACATTACATGAGAGTATATGCTATTGTAAAACGTGGAGGTAAAAAAACTAACAAGGCATTGGATAATATTGGTTTTATTGCACATTGTCCTAACTGTTTACATAGAGAAACTACGTATGGTTTTGCTCCTAAGATACCTCATACTTGTCCAGAATGTGGTGGGGAATATGATGTTGCAGGACCATTATGGTTAGGTAAAATATGGGATAAGGAATTTATTTATAATACTATGGAACTAGTAAAAAACTTGAATTTAAATAAAAAAGATGATCTTATGTCCTTGTTTGAAAAGTGTTATATGGAAGCTGATGGTCCTGTAACTTTCTATGATATTCATAAGATTTGTAAGAAATTAAAAATCAGTTCTCCTAAAATAAATGATGTTATGGATGAAATTAGAAATAGAGGCTATTTTATTTCAAGGACTCATTTCAAGTTAACTGGTATGAGAACAGACATGCCACTTGATGAACTTAAACAATTAATTTTAGATATAAAAGAAGATAAACTTGGACCTGAAAAATAG
- a CDS encoding Lrp/AsnC family transcriptional regulator, producing the protein MDEMYTEFDAEPENMILSMDDLDKNILELLSDDGRKSYRKISRELGVSVGTVHNRVDKLTKSGIIDKFVPVIDHEKLGYTLTAIIGLEIKGGTVAFLTDKKEFKDNLLAVYDVTGQFDGIIIAKFKNTFELNKFIKLLLNEENVIKTYTQTVLNIVKEELNTSMINFEG; encoded by the coding sequence ATGGATGAAATGTACACTGAATTTGATGCTGAACCAGAAAATATGATATTATCTATGGATGATTTAGATAAAAATATTCTAGAGTTATTAAGTGATGATGGTCGTAAATCATACAGAAAAATTTCCAGAGAATTAGGTGTTTCAGTAGGAACAGTACATAATCGTGTTGATAAATTAACAAAATCTGGTATAATAGATAAATTTGTTCCAGTTATAGATCATGAAAAACTTGGATATACATTAACAGCAATTATAGGTTTAGAAATAAAGGGTGGAACAGTAGCTTTCTTAACTGATAAAAAAGAATTTAAAGATAATTTGTTAGCAGTATATGATGTTACAGGACAATTTGATGGTATTATAATTGCTAAATTTAAAAATACTTTTGAATTAAATAAATTCATCAAATTATTACTTAATGAGGAAAATGTAATTAAAACATATACTCAAACTGTTTTAAACATAGTAAAAGAAGAATTAAATACTTCTATGATTAATTTTGAAGGATAA
- the mptA gene encoding GTP cyclohydrolase MptA yields MTVSEFPDTQDKQPSIPISLTRVGVTGVKKLIKIKREDKRPIILIPTFDAFVDLPSTQKGVHMSRNPEAISEIVDEAANQSEIHLENICANLVKRLLEKHEYALHAETEARGEYIINKLSPVSKRKTQETTHIIARAIAMKDDEGNISVRKMIGAEVIGMTVCPCAQESVEKDSKDKLLEFLDEETTQKVLDVVTFASHNQRGVGTILLEVPEKQDVNVDDLIKIIQDAMSSPVCEILKRPDENRIVTNAHQNPVFVEDCVRNMVIGLLEKYPNLPDDSVVTIKQVNQESIHQHNAYAEKVASFGKLREENKE; encoded by the coding sequence ATGACAGTTTCAGAATTTCCAGATACTCAGGATAAACAACCATCCATTCCAATATCACTAACAAGAGTTGGAGTAACAGGTGTAAAGAAATTAATAAAAATAAAAAGAGAAGATAAACGTCCTATTATTCTAATACCAACATTTGATGCTTTTGTAGATTTACCTAGTACTCAGAAAGGAGTACACATGTCTAGAAATCCAGAAGCTATATCTGAAATTGTTGATGAGGCTGCAAATCAATCGGAAATTCATCTTGAAAATATATGTGCAAATCTTGTAAAAAGATTACTTGAAAAACATGAATATGCATTACATGCAGAAACAGAGGCAAGGGGAGAATATATTATAAATAAATTATCTCCAGTATCTAAAAGAAAAACACAGGAAACAACACATATCATAGCAAGAGCAATTGCTATGAAAGATGATGAGGGTAATATTTCTGTTAGAAAAATGATTGGTGCAGAAGTTATTGGAATGACTGTATGTCCATGTGCACAAGAATCTGTTGAAAAGGATTCTAAAGATAAATTACTGGAATTTTTAGATGAAGAAACTACACAAAAAGTGTTGGATGTAGTAACATTTGCTTCTCATAATCAAAGGGGTGTTGGGACAATACTTCTTGAAGTACCAGAAAAACAAGATGTTAATGTGGATGATTTAATAAAAATAATACAGGATGCTATGAGTTCTCCTGTTTGTGAAATATTAAAACGTCCAGATGAAAATAGAATTGTAACAAATGCACATCAAAATCCAGTATTTGTTGAGGATTGTGTAAGAAACATGGTAATAGGATTACTTGAAAAATATCCTAATTTACCTGATGATTCTGTAGTTACAATTAAACAAGTAAATCAAGAAAGTATTCATCAACATAATGCTTATGCTGAAAAAGTTGCATCTTTTGGTAAATTACGAGAAGAAAATAAGGAGTAG
- a CDS encoding DUF2120 domain-containing protein produces the protein MEVMEVSRKIMDYLDAFKGSKPVVHNSEAMIIRGKSATKLKPEEIVPKLEELFKELNIEKIEINSERARILTNQVDQTFRNTTEVFDESNGIAGIEKLKHTFEITGFEADYLVGQLEDMAIYVVMWLDKSGFGPMFVEAMVVKLHSLDE, from the coding sequence ATGGAAGTAATGGAAGTATCACGTAAAATTATGGATTATCTTGATGCATTTAAAGGTTCAAAACCTGTTGTTCATAATTCAGAAGCAATGATTATACGTGGAAAATCAGCAACTAAATTAAAACCTGAGGAAATTGTACCTAAATTAGAAGAATTATTTAAAGAATTAAATATTGAAAAAATTGAAATTAATTCTGAAAGGGCTCGTATTTTAACAAATCAAGTTGATCAAACATTTAGAAATACTACAGAAGTTTTTGATGAATCTAATGGTATTGCAGGTATTGAAAAATTAAAACATACTTTTGAAATCACTGGATTTGAAGCTGATTATCTAGTTGGACAGTTGGAAGATATGGCAATCTATGTTGTCATGTGGTTAGATAAGTCTGGTTTTGGACCAATGTTTGTTGAAGCTATGGTTGTAAAATTACATTCATTAGATGAATAG
- the cofG gene encoding 7,8-didemethyl-8-hydroxy-5-deazariboflavin synthase CofG — protein MIFLNQLSKQEARNILDYDIFDILNIIKKININKTNKNITYSRNIFLPLTHICQNNCGYCTFKQTPQEADFLLMDKVEVLSTIKKSMKYGCTEALFTFGESADKNELIQEKLSRYNYESMVDYLYDLSKEALNNYNILPHTNMGIISRDELYKLSQVNASMGLMLETTNEKLLKTIVHRDSPGKNPKKRIEFIENAGKENIPFTTGLLIGIGESKNDRIDSLLKIREIQDQYGHIQEIILQNFKPKSGIPMENHPEPPLVDLIKLTLVATLMFPDISIQIPPNLNQKLISLFAFMGADDVGGISPLTMDYVNPESKWPKIKELEYELNSINYNLVERLPVYDKYIDETYLKKEVYEKALKLQKRIKN, from the coding sequence GTGATATTTTTGAATCAATTATCAAAACAAGAAGCTAGAAATATTTTAGATTATGATATATTTGATATACTTAACATAATAAAAAAAATCAATATAAATAAGACAAATAAGAATATTACATATTCTAGAAATATTTTTCTACCTCTAACACACATCTGTCAAAATAATTGTGGATACTGTACATTTAAACAAACACCACAAGAAGCAGATTTTTTATTAATGGATAAAGTGGAGGTACTTTCAACAATTAAAAAATCTATGAAATATGGTTGTACAGAAGCATTATTCACATTTGGGGAATCAGCAGATAAAAATGAATTAATTCAAGAAAAACTATCACGATATAATTATGAATCAATGGTAGATTACCTATATGATTTATCAAAAGAGGCTCTAAATAACTATAATATTCTACCACACACAAATATGGGCATAATATCAAGGGATGAGTTATATAAATTATCACAAGTAAATGCATCAATGGGGCTGATGCTTGAAACAACAAATGAAAAACTATTAAAAACAATAGTACATAGGGACAGTCCAGGTAAAAATCCAAAGAAAAGAATAGAATTCATTGAAAATGCTGGAAAAGAAAACATTCCATTTACAACAGGATTACTAATAGGTATAGGTGAATCAAAAAATGATAGAATAGATTCTCTTCTTAAAATAAGAGAAATACAAGATCAATATGGACATATTCAGGAAATAATACTTCAAAACTTCAAACCAAAAAGTGGAATACCTATGGAAAATCATCCAGAACCACCACTTGTTGATTTAATTAAATTAACATTAGTTGCAACTTTGATGTTTCCAGATATTAGTATTCAAATACCACCAAATCTAAATCAGAAATTAATATCATTGTTTGCATTTATGGGAGCCGATGATGTTGGGGGAATATCACCTCTAACAATGGATTATGTTAATCCAGAGAGTAAATGGCCAAAAATTAAAGAATTAGAATATGAACTAAATTCAATAAATTATAATTTAGTGGAAAGATTACCAGTATATGATAAGTACATTGATGAAACTTATTTAAAAAAAGAAGTTTATGAAAAAGCATTGAAACTTCAAAAAAGAATTAAAAATTAA
- a CDS encoding class I SAM-dependent methyltransferase gives MKGKLIGDILVVKKVPEDIDEIVKLPYINRIIKIGHIHGQKREPEIEMIYGEGTRTIHKENYCKYAIDVAKVMWSKGNTGERLRMSKLPEDNETIIDMFAGIGYFTIPMALHSNPKKIYAVEINPNSYNLLCENIKLNKVEDIVEPILGDCNNQEFDHVADRIMMGYIGTTHHYLDSAITYLKNGGIIHYHESTPEPILFKRPVERVKLAAKKQGRDIEVLNKRSIKKYSPGVHHTVVDIRVL, from the coding sequence ATGAAAGGGAAATTAATTGGAGACATATTAGTTGTTAAGAAAGTACCAGAAGATATTGATGAAATAGTAAAACTTCCATATATCAATAGAATTATTAAAATTGGACATATACATGGACAAAAAAGGGAACCTGAAATTGAAATGATATATGGTGAAGGTACTAGAACTATTCATAAGGAAAATTATTGTAAATATGCAATTGATGTTGCAAAGGTAATGTGGTCTAAGGGAAATACTGGTGAAAGACTTAGGATGAGTAAATTACCAGAGGATAATGAAACTATTATTGATATGTTTGCAGGAATTGGATACTTTACAATTCCAATGGCTCTACATTCTAATCCAAAAAAAATATATGCAGTGGAAATTAATCCCAATTCTTATAATCTATTATGTGAGAATATCAAGTTAAATAAGGTTGAAGATATTGTAGAACCTATTCTTGGTGATTGTAATAACCAAGAATTTGATCATGTTGCTGATAGAATCATGATGGGATATATTGGTACTACACATCATTATCTTGATAGTGCAATAACTTATCTTAAAAATGGTGGTATAATTCATTATCATGAATCTACACCTGAACCTATTCTATTTAAACGACCAGTTGAAAGAGTGAAACTCGCTGCTAAAAAGCAGGGACGTGATATTGAAGTTCTAAACAAACGTAGTATTAAAAAATATTCACCAGGAGTTCATCATACAGTTGTTGATATTAGAGTACTTTAA
- the mmp10 gene encoding methyl coenzyme M reductase-arginine methyltransferase Mmp10 (Mmp10 (methanogenesis marker protein 10) is a cobalamin-requiring radical SAM methyltransferase that creates the methylarginine modification to methyl coenzyme M reductase.), translating into MQIMADVGGIPGKNCRGFCEYCYFKKVTQKKVLGCKNCPPGQIGCPHCTTDTNMTRDYFPPYQVLSSLQTNIFQTRLPKDTLVNITGDGDVSCYPHLLELTKGIHDMGLPIHLGYTSGKGIDDVSTVDKLINNGVIETTYTAFSTDAKLREKWMHDPTADVSIQALKRFCESCDVHAASIIIPGVNDGDILAKTCADLESWGAKALILMRFANTANQGLILNNGPIIPGIKEQTLTEFENLVRETAKNYNLRVTGTPVCDPETDAPYALSKDKNKEYLEILTPVRAEATIVTSKISAPYIEKILENLNAADYVNVVSTSQEIACLITEHDLREIDLNEVKDTVIIPGRCYVHDLVAEKIFRSDGKFRLIHRGPDMLTADGEMSGTLSKNDVLKQELMAFEDLIELINYMGVHI; encoded by the coding sequence ATGCAAATTATGGCCGATGTTGGAGGAATACCAGGAAAAAACTGTAGAGGTTTTTGTGAATACTGTTATTTCAAAAAAGTTACACAAAAAAAGGTATTAGGTTGTAAAAACTGTCCACCAGGACAAATTGGTTGTCCACATTGTACAACAGATACTAATATGACAAGGGATTATTTCCCACCATATCAAGTATTATCCTCACTACAAACTAATATTTTTCAAACAAGACTTCCTAAAGATACACTGGTTAATATCACAGGAGATGGTGATGTTAGTTGTTATCCTCATTTACTTGAATTAACTAAAGGAATACATGATATGGGTCTACCTATTCATCTAGGTTATACTAGTGGAAAAGGAATAGATGATGTATCAACAGTTGATAAACTCATTAACAATGGAGTTATTGAAACTACCTACACTGCATTTTCCACAGATGCAAAGCTTCGTGAAAAATGGATGCATGACCCTACAGCAGATGTGTCTATTCAAGCATTGAAGCGTTTTTGTGAAAGTTGCGATGTTCATGCAGCATCAATTATAATACCAGGAGTAAATGATGGAGACATACTGGCTAAAACCTGTGCTGATTTAGAATCATGGGGAGCTAAAGCATTAATTTTAATGCGATTTGCAAACACTGCAAATCAAGGTCTTATTCTTAATAATGGTCCTATAATTCCAGGAATAAAAGAACAAACACTGACAGAATTTGAAAATCTTGTAAGAGAAACTGCTAAAAATTATAATTTACGTGTTACAGGAACACCAGTTTGTGATCCTGAAACTGATGCACCATATGCATTATCCAAAGATAAAAATAAAGAGTACCTTGAAATACTTACACCAGTAAGAGCTGAAGCTACTATTGTTACAAGTAAAATATCTGCTCCCTATATTGAGAAGATTCTTGAAAATCTCAATGCTGCAGATTATGTTAATGTAGTTAGTACATCTCAAGAGATTGCATGTTTAATTACTGAACATGATTTAAGAGAAATAGATTTAAATGAAGTGAAGGATACTGTAATTATACCTGGAAGATGTTATGTTCATGACCTTGTTGCTGAGAAAATATTTAGAAGTGATGGTAAATTCAGATTAATACATCGTGGACCAGATATGTTAACTGCTGATGGTGAAATGAGTGGAACATTAAGTAAGAATGATGTTCTAAAACAGGAATTAATGGCATTTGAGGATTTAATTGAATTAATAAATTATATGGGTGTACATATATAA
- the mcrC gene encoding methyl-coenzyme M reductase I operon protein C, whose product MIGKNTHIVDCRETRGIGEGGGIAQRGTYAQCGDELLAVAMSPGRRHITKPVCEITFALRESNIQTSTLVLNAGSGVPKDTPSGGGQGLFGVTPKEISQMSRHNIVLFHFGGVKNHIIYKAKHALKHINKPVIIIAQYPLDFEDFAKIGVNTVAVKPEKSETQGTIVELITDVIRGESCTQEKLDEIINKVETSIVKYTK is encoded by the coding sequence ATGATTGGAAAAAATACACATATAGTTGACTGTAGGGAAACACGCGGAATAGGTGAAGGTGGTGGAATTGCTCAGCGTGGAACATATGCACAATGTGGGGATGAATTACTTGCTGTTGCAATGTCTCCAGGACGTAGACATATTACAAAACCAGTTTGTGAAATAACATTTGCTCTAAGAGAATCAAATATTCAAACAAGTACCTTGGTTCTTAATGCAGGTTCTGGAGTACCAAAAGACACGCCTAGTGGTGGAGGACAAGGTTTATTTGGTGTAACTCCTAAGGAAATTTCCCAGATGAGTAGACATAATATTGTATTGTTCCATTTTGGAGGAGTAAAAAATCATATAATATACAAGGCAAAACATGCTCTTAAACATATTAATAAACCTGTTATTATTATAGCACAATATCCATTGGATTTTGAAGATTTTGCAAAAATAGGAGTAAATACTGTTGCAGTAAAACCTGAAAAATCTGAAACACAGGGTACTATTGTTGAACTCATAACTGATGTTATTCGTGGAGAATCATGTACTCAAGAGAAATTAGATGAAATAATAAATAAAGTGGAAACATCCATTGTAAAATATACTAAGTAA
- the mtrE gene encoding tetrahydromethanopterin S-methyltransferase subunit E gives MEIFNMFLVILMGLFAIIAGIFEDLESDVASTSNPNSQVQLAPQIGNLHKLFNRAVSGEPLLVGSMATISGAVAYTLIYIHQPVLLVLIISSLVATIVQVIFSITSYMGRITSQALYNQPLFMDMLYKHIPTSAAHAFISLFSITTLSYIMVYSLTQPIQVALPIVTFFVGIMLGSIGSAVGDIFYGAEKLYQHHEFGSGIPVSVNGHITTKSALGSENSIDMAKFCSKFGGPISGLCFGIIIFLNFWTFLVFGIVGGLIVGLILVIFLIILNYVLERNARLIYGKYGE, from the coding sequence ATGGAAATTTTCAACATGTTTTTAGTTATTTTAATGGGATTATTTGCAATTATTGCAGGAATATTTGAAGATTTAGAATCTGATGTAGCATCAACTAGTAATCCAAATTCACAAGTACAACTTGCACCACAAATAGGTAATTTACATAAATTATTTAATAGAGCAGTTTCTGGTGAACCATTACTTGTTGGTTCAATGGCTACAATATCTGGTGCAGTAGCATACACATTAATATATATACACCAACCAGTTTTATTAGTACTTATAATATCTTCACTTGTTGCTACAATAGTTCAAGTAATATTTTCCATTACTTCATACATGGGTCGTATAACAAGCCAAGCTTTATATAATCAACCATTATTCATGGACATGCTATATAAACACATTCCTACAAGTGCAGCACATGCATTTATAAGCTTATTTTCAATTACAACACTGTCTTACATCATGGTTTATTCATTAACACAACCTATACAAGTAGCTCTACCTATAGTAACATTCTTTGTGGGAATAATGTTAGGTTCTATTGGTTCTGCTGTAGGAGATATATTTTATGGTGCTGAAAAATTATATCAACATCATGAATTTGGAAGTGGAATTCCAGTTTCTGTAAATGGGCATATAACAACAAAATCAGCTCTAGGTTCAGAAAATTCTATTGACATGGCAAAGTTCTGTTCTAAATTTGGTGGACCTATCTCTGGTTTATGTTTTGGAATTATCATCTTTCTGAATTTCTGGACATTTTTAGTATTTGGAATTGTTGGAGGATTAATAGTAGGATTAATATTGGTTATTTTTTTAATAATACTAAATTATGTATTGGAACGAAATGCACGTTTAATATATGGAAAATATGGGGAATAA
- the mtrD gene encoding tetrahydromethanopterin S-methyltransferase subunit D has translation MIFELLISIIIGSTLIGFGVHFIPVGGAPAALSTTAGVPTGAPMITIGMGITGILSALSMTGQSEIVIILSGAIGSMLMMAVTMFFSNMIHVYGVGVPLASSNFERDPITGFKQEEYVSPGTTGHGIPTVSFISGVIGALFGGIGGSLAFWAIYNYILGNCHLSSIYTNSISAILAVMLFFIIAVVASYNIGGTIQGFYDKKFRKKIVSGTFSCFLISIFLAIIYMIILGGI, from the coding sequence ATGATATTTGAATTATTAATTAGTATAATAATAGGATCTACATTAATAGGATTTGGAGTTCATTTTATACCTGTAGGTGGAGCACCAGCAGCATTATCTACAACTGCTGGAGTACCTACAGGAGCACCTATGATAACTATTGGTATGGGAATTACAGGAATACTTTCAGCTCTTTCAATGACGGGTCAGTCAGAAATAGTAATAATTCTATCAGGAGCAATAGGTTCAATGCTTATGATGGCTGTAACAATGTTTTTTTCAAATATGATACATGTTTATGGGGTAGGTGTTCCATTGGCATCTTCAAACTTTGAAAGGGATCCAATTACAGGTTTTAAACAGGAAGAATATGTAAGTCCTGGAACAACAGGTCATGGAATACCAACAGTTTCATTTATAAGTGGGGTTATTGGAGCATTATTTGGAGGAATTGGTGGAAGTTTGGCATTTTGGGCAATTTATAATTATATATTGGGAAATTGTCATCTTTCATCAATCTACACAAATTCTATTTCAGCAATACTTGCAGTAATGTTATTTTTTATTATTGCAGTAGTAGCATCATACAATATTGGTGGTACAATACAAGGATTTTATGATAAGAAATTTAGGAAAAAAATAGTTTCAGGTACATTTTCATGTTTTTTAATATCAATATTCTTGGCTATTATTTATATGATAATATTGGGTGGAATTTAA